The genomic region ACTCAAACTCTAAAATAGGTGCTCTTGGTAttgaaactatgataataacaggagTTTGTGATTGCTGAAAATATGATCAGTATCTGAATCCTTTGATAATTGTACTCTAAACAAATTATATGATTTATACCAGATTATAGAATATCCAGAAATATGCTTGTATCTAAAGTATAATTTCTTtctacatatttgttttattttttgcccTTCAGTGTGATAACCAAAAGAAGGACTTTTCAAAATTTTGCATTACCTGTTTTGAATTTGATTATGACAGTTTCTTattactgattaaaaaaaaaaaagtatattcatGAAAACAGGATTCCAAATATCTAAATTTTGCCATGTGATAGTAACTTGCCATGGTTTATGACATGATTATAGACATTAAAGAATATGAACCTTTTAGAAAACAGTGAAAACAAGTTAATATAACAAGTTTAGATCTAGTATGCTATGCTATATATGTGTACTTGATCACAGGAAGAGGTACGAATTAGATAAGTTTAAAGCAAATTTACTGCAACTGAATTATCACAATAAGCTGTGCTGGGCTGGCATGATGTCATACCATGtctactgtgattttagtttattgattgttttttacATATGCTTAATCACcatattagtcctacctatctcaccaggTTGCACATTTCATTGATATGGACAGATTCTcttatgttttatcattttaagtattttaatagtattttaattataatgtcaacattgataataataatagtagcagtagtaatacctTGAGAAAAAAAACCATGGTCATGTGgggctactaattgactctttggtggctgAGTAATTTAGGATTCATCAATGTGCAacaaaaatttacaaaaaatattatatgacAGTACCAATGTTCAAAGAGTTCAGCTAATTATCCTGTTGTGCAATCAATATTTTTTAATACTTCATGAAGTATCACTAGTTTAGAAATTCTTTTAATACATTACTACAAAATGTGAAGTgtttaaaaaatgttttatgaTTTATTCAAAACTGTCATGAAAACAcattttgcacttttttttttataatatgtgtatgttattCTTGCCTGTCTTCTTAGGTATAACTTTTTGATAGTACCCAAATGGGGAGTGAGGAGcccccaagaaagaaagaaaaagaaagaaagaaagacagaaagataaaaaagacctGCCTCTACTCAgtcatgtctgtttttttttttttactgaagatgGGGGCTTACatttagaaagaaaatgaggaggacatGCAAGTTCCACCTATCAAATTTAAGATTTTGAAAAGGGGATAAggttggagggaaaaaaaaaaaaaatcaataaaataaaatatatatacacatatatatatatatatatatatatatatatatacacacacacacatatatatatatatatatatatatatatatatatattcataacatattTTTTGTAATGTAGGTACATGGTGTAACAAAATACTTCAGACTAATGACatctgcatttaaaaaaaaatgtcattcctCCACATTGGCGAGTCACCAACTGCCCTGCCATGTGTATGATCCTCCCACATAGACAACAATAGGCAACTGTTTGACTGATTGGTTCACAACAGGAAAGGGTGTCAGACAATGAAGTGTTAAATGGAGATTCATCTTAGTAGCATGTTATTGCCATTAACAATGCTCAAATTTTCAGTGGATCACATACCATCAttgtgatttgttttataattataactGATACCCTCTCTATGTAATTTGAATTAAGCAAAATTTAGTTTCTCAAATCATACTGAATGACATGGAGAAGCAGAAAGCGAGCTGTAGAACACATTACATATGCAAAGCAGTGCTTTCAGGAAGCACTTAAACAGGCATGTTTTGTGGCAAGAAGACCAAAGGCAGACAGGTGACTAGATTTTTGGACAGCAGCAGCATATTGAAGGTAAGCTCAACACAAGCCCCCTTAAAGCCCAAAGAGAGCTGGAGGAAATGATCTTCCCGTGTCTGGATGATGATTACTCAGGTAGagagtcattttttttctctcattcatttggGCAATTTTAAGCTACATGGCCTATATGgtctcaaagaacagcttcttgctaagggcatggactccccccaccccgactttgccgaagccccgccgtgggcactgagcctgatagagttcaacataatgaacctgtcaatgaaaaagagcctataccccatgcctagcctaaaggcagaagcccacagggtcattgcagccatcactcctccgggtagtagaacatactacacggatggatcggtcgatcccttgagccacactgcaggcgccggctttgcagctagggatgccacgcgatccatgagggtaacagacaacgcctcctcgctacaggcagaggcagttgcaatcatgggagccctaggccacgcgtccctaagggaaggacacgtggtcatacacacagactccagggcagccattgactgtcttcagcacagctcacccacagacaacatctacctactgaccacgattctcacaatggcacagagaattcttgctcagggtagaagaattatcatcaattgggtcccaagccacatcggcatcagagggaacgagcttgctgacagactagccgccgctggcaggggtatgcccccaaatcccatgacgataaaaccgagccgaaaattacttatggagaagtgtgccttggtcggtcgtaccttcctacggcagctccacagagaggaaacgagaacctccccctcggccagctggtactcagacgccacaggctctgaaccactggcactctctgaagtaagcaacagaggtaccgaagtcattcttcacagaatgcgcctaggttaccactgtgcatggcagattatcccaacaatcgaacgcgatgaatggtgctgcaagcactgcggcgagccgaacgccacactagtccactacctagaaaattgtaaccatacacaattcctgagacatggaccgcccacaacagccgccgtgctggtaaagaggctatgcgaaatgcttacaccatggcggcaggagcgcttgctggcaatcccgccgccacggtaagcaccgagtgtcagacaactcaatgagacagccgtaaaaaagctgacacaggccgggccatatctacaaggcccgggcgaagctagaacttcgcaaaccaaccccccccccccctatatggTCAATCAAAATTTGGATGTTCTTATAATACAAAAACAAGATGAATCTCTATATACAAATTGACATTGCCAGCAGTGGCATAGtcagggtgagggtggaggtgggggtgggggtgggggttagtaACATACACTGGATGTTGAACAGTTCACCAGTGCCTTATATTGGTCATTCATATTATCCAAAGGTAAACAGTTCATAAGCTGGCCCCGTCCTAGGTGGGTAAGATAGATGAACAAGCCGAAGAGGAAAAATGTCATATTGGTGCATAGTTCACTTGTTCCATCAGAAATACATATCCAAGTTCTGTTGTAACATTGTGTCAGCTGAAAGAACATAATGTAAAGTTTCCTGAAAAGTTAGCTTAAAGTCAAGATAAGGCAATTCTGTTACCTCACCCTGACAGCATCTTGCCAACAACAACTGGTGTTCCTTGTGACTGCCTGAAACTAATCATAAAATAGGACATGATCAACAACACCCGAGTCCGGTgattccacatgtgtgtgtgtgtgtgtgtgtgtgtgtgtgtgtgtgtgtgtgaacgtgtgtgtgcgtgtgaacgtgtgtgtgcgtgagaacgtgtgtgtgcgtgtgtgtgcgtgcgtgtgtttatgtgtgtgtgtgtttatatgtgtgtgtgtgtgtgtttatatgtgtgtgtgtgtatatatgtgtgtatgtgtttatctgtatgtatatgtgtttatgtgtgtgtgtgtgcatgtatatgtgtgtgtgtgcttatgtgtgtacgtgtttatttgtgtgtgtgtgtgtgtgtgtgtggtgtgtggtgtgtgtgtgtgtgtgtgtgtgtgtgtgtgtgtgtgtgtgtgtgtgtgtgtgtgtgtgtgcgcgtgtgaacgtgtgtgtgcgtgcgtgtgtttatatgtgtgtgtgtgtgtttatatgtgtgtgtatgtgtttatctgtatgtatatgtttttatgtgtgtgagcatgtatatgtgtgtgtgtgcttatgtgtgtacgtgtttatttgtgtgtgtgtgtgtggtgtgtggtgtgtgtgtgtgtgtgtgtgtgtgtgtgtgtgtgtgtgtgtgtgtgtgtgtgtgtgtgggtgtgtgtgtgcgtgcgtgcgtgcgtgagtgcgtgcgtgtgtgtgtgtgtgtgtgtacagtaatactagatttgcgtgtgcgtgcgcgtttgtgtatgcAAATAATTAttttgccatatatatttttcatgaaacctaacaaagaaagaaaaaaaaaacaaaaatgaagaccCCTTCAGGGACTTGCCCAAGTGTCTGTCTACGTCATTGCATTCGAATAGCACGTAGTCTCCGCTGACAATGCCCAAAATTTCCATGGATCATGTAACTACTGAGGGAGGAATCTGGTGCAGTTCCGTTATTTTGCGTCGTCCTGCAGGATAATAAGGTTTATGTGGGAACCTAAAGGAACTATTTTTTCAACGACCCGCCCCTCTCTCGGAAATTCGAATATACTTCGCACTTgtagaaccttttttttttttttttatctgaatgaTAACTATGCTGACTTGAGATGTTTTGCACGTGGCCACGAATATTCATGGGAAAAATAAAATCCCAGTTCCACTCGGAAGAAAAAtgcgattttcgtttttttttttttttttcattggcatAATTCTTCAAAAAAATATTTGGATCTCAAAAGTTACGTAATGTCTACATGCGGACGTGACGCTAGCTCTGATTTCTTTAATATGGAAGCTTTGGAGCCTTTTTTTCCGACAGTCACTAATTCCTAATTAAAAGGAGATCTCAACGACTTCTGACTTCCTATTCGATTAATTGGAAGGCCCTGTCGACCTTGTCATGTACGTCTACTTGCATGATAATGCATCTGATTTTAAGATTTGTCAGAAGCCATTACGGACGACACTGTAATTTGATCTACATGCATTTCATGCTCTTGACTTTGATGGTTGACATGACTACTTGAAGTTTGAGTTTCGACCTCATGATCATTTGAATATCATAAACAAGAAACTGGATTCCCAGTTTTGTATCTCTACCGAAGTACTGTAAAGTGAGAAGAAAGACAGTTGTAAATTATCCAACTTTCTGTGTAAACTGTTAAATTGCTTACCCAAAATTATGGGAATACTACAACTGATTTGCCAAATTATCAATTAATGAAGTTGCAAAATATGATGAACAGAACAGTAAGATTTATCAAAAGGGCCCGCAAAAGAGAATAACTCCAGCACTCACTTATGTACATGGGTTCAGGGGCGtcgattgggagggggggggggcggtagttGACCCCGAAGACTctgattgacccccccccccccccagggctaAACCCTCACAACTTTTAGAGCTAATTGAATTTGACTACAGATACATACAAAGCAGAATAGACTGGTACATAGActgccccccagcccccccctcccccaattgaCGCCCCTGGTTATCATCTTAatactgtatattcatgtacagtaATACTAGATTTACCTCTTAACCTAAAGGTTCAAGAGCAGATACCTGcttctaaacatgtatgtattgtgatcacatcaacatcaccagtgccacggtactatttttttttttccataaaacttCACCGCAACTAGTGTaggaactacaacagcaacatatgaataaatgtatatataatatccgtGAATACCAGGACAATGTTATAATagattcccttcccccccccccacccccgtctcccAGTCAAagttgaaatgacgcccctgcatGGTTTACCTCTTAAGGCAAGAATTGTCTATAAAATTTACCGTCTGTCCGTCCAAGCTTTGACATCTGAGAGACCAGAGTGTTATATAAATTCTCTTGAGAAAGTTCTTCCAGAACGCAATAgactcttacaatatatatatatatatatatatatatatatatatatatatatgtgtgtgtgtgtgtgtgtgtgtgtgtgtgtgtgtgtgtgtgtgtgtgtgtgtgtgtgtgtgtgcgcgcgcgtgtgtgtgtgtgtgtgcgcgcgcgtgtgtgtgtgtgtgtgtgtttatacacgcacatacacacacaaatgcaacaaataaatacaaataaatatacgtatgctaTGCCTGCTGGTATAATTgcgaccaaacacacacacacactacagataAACCGAAAGATTGTCCACTAACCAAGGGAAACCGGGTCCGTACAGTCCCTCCTCGGAATTCAAGTGACGTGTTTTGTTTACCTCTCtgttacagaaaagaaaaaacttgtATGGGAAAGATAGTGCCACATTTCTCCTTCATGGTGTCTAGGGTTGGTGTTAGTTGCCATGGAGTTCACGGAAGACTTCACGCATCGGGTTCGTCATGCCGGAGTTTGTTTTATGACATTAAAAGCTTGAGTTGACGAGCTTTGCATTTCTTGTTATGGATGTGATAGCTTGTCGGATGTCAAACGTATGTTACGTTTTTGTGTGGTATTTAAGGCTAAGGTCATGTGCTTTTATCAGTTTCATGCCAGATATATGCACAGCGTTTTGATATGCATGAGTCTTATGAAAAAAAGTTATGTGAAGAAATATATTGAAATGTACTGCCACATTTTGACATTAGGTTGACATGTAAGTGAACTGgttaatgttttatttcttgattttgtcattactaatatgGTTTAGTAATAAATGATTAAGAATAATTACATTACTGGTGAACACAAATGATATGATAGGCTAAATAAAAGTGATTGAGTagtcatgataaaaaataatgatggacaAGTAAAGTTTAAGAGAAAAGCTAGTTAGtggattttgtttctttgtttctttcttgcatCCCCAAAATATTCTTTTCCTTACTTACCAAAAAAGTCTTGTATATAATTTCCTTTGAGGCCACTAGGTTATTATGGTTTATAGTAGACTGATTTAATAGATGAAGGATAACTTTCTAGAATTGGTTTGCAGCTTGGTACTGATGATATCTATGATATCTAGATTACATTtataatgatctctctctctctctctctctctctctctctctctctctctctctctctctctctctctctctctctctctctctctctctctcttcccacctctctctctctctctctctcttcccacctctctctctctctctcttttttattctctaaatgtatacatgtatgtgtttattcacacatgtccatatatgaacacatacacacatacacataaacttatatgtatatgtatatacatatgtatacactatgtatatacatatttatatatatatatagatatcaagagagacagacagacagacagacagacagacagacagacagacagacagacagacagacagacagacagacagacagacagatagacacatacacacgcagatgcacgcttacgcacacgcacacgcatacgcacacacacgcacacgcacacgcacacgcacacgcacaagcacacgcacacgcacacgcacacgcacacgcacacgcacacacacacacgcacacgcacacacacacacacacacacacacacacacacacacacacacacacacacacacacatacacatacacatacatacatatgcatacatatgtatacatatgcatacatatacatatgtatgctgtgtggtgcagcggtagcgttctcgtctagcaatcttgctgacctgcgttcaaatccctcgccgccagtggatggtaacccctggccattccttgcacacaggggatagtttagaagcaaaatgaaacagacagtatgtcacaccaagaatatccattgttacaaatggaatcaaaactaaacttataaaacttataaaaacttacatacatatacatataaatatacttaaacatataaatatacttatacatatacatataaatatacatatatatacatatatgcatatgcatacacatccacatccacatacacatacacatacacatacacatacacatacacatacacatacacatacacatacacatacacatacacatatacatatacatatacatatacatatatacatacatatacacatatacacatacacacatatgcacatatgcacatatgcacatacgcacatacgcacatacgcacacacgcacacacgcacacacgcacacacgcacacacgcacacacacacacacacacacacacacacacacacacacacacacacacacacacacacacacatatacatatacatatacataaacataaacatatacataaatatatacatatacataaatatatacatatacatacacttacacttacacttacacttacacacatacatacatacatacatacatacatacatacatacatacatacatacatacatacatacatacatacatacatacatacatacatatacatacatatacatacatatacatacatatacacatacacacacacatacacacacatacacatacacatacacatacatatacatatacatatacatatacatacatatacatacatatacatacatatacatacacacatacatacatacatacatacatacatacatacatacatacatacatacatacatacacacacacacacacacacacacacacacatacacacacacacacacacacacacacacacacacacacacacacacacacacacacatacacacacacacaaacacatgcacacacaaacacatgcacacacaaacacatgcacacacaaacacacacacacacacacacacacacacacacacacacacacacacacacacacacacacacacacacacacacacacacacacacacacacacacacacacacacacacacacacacacacacacacacacacaaacacatgcacacacaaacacacacacacacacacacacacacacacacacacacacacacacacacacacacacacacacacacacacacacacacacacacacacacacacacacacaaacacacacacacacacacaaacacacaaacacacacatacacacacacacacacacacacacacacacacacacacacacacacacacacacacacacacacacacacacacacacacacagacacagacacacacacaaacacacacacacaaacacacacacacacacagaatgtatgtatatatgaaatttacaTATTTAAGAAATGCATTGGTAATTGAGCCTCTTAATTACAGCATGAGGCTTGCTTCCAATGCAATGGCTTCTATGGCCCGTGTTTTGGACAGCCAGTGTGTGCCACGTGTCATGCCTTCTTGTACCCAGATGATGTTTCGAAACAACCTAGTGTTGGACCCTATCAAGAGGTGGGTgggatttatgtatatttttggtaAAATtgaagaatgtatatgtatgaatatatattatatataggtatatgtatatgtatatgtatgtatgtatttatgtgtatatgtatatgtgaatatatatatttatgtacatatgtatatgtgtatctacatatttatctatgtatataagtatgtatgtatgtgtgtatgtatgtatgtccagaATGCATCATAATGTTATAGCTCCTAATTTGTTTTATGTGACATTACAGAAAACAGATGATGGAGACTCTGGTAACGAGGAGCCACGGGAACCGAGTGACTATTACCAGATGCAGCAGCAGCAAGAGCAGGATAGCATACAGCAACAGCTACAGCAACCATCACAGCAACAATTACAGCAACAGCAGCTCCTCCTGCCCCAAATGCAGCCACAGGAAGGGCTCCCAGGCAACAGCTACTCAGCAGCCGGAGAAGATGTGTCTGACTTAGATGTAATGGAgccaggggggggaggaggtgcagAGGGATGTGTAGCTGAACAGGTTCTTGgggcaataggaggaggaggaggaggaggaggaggaggaggaggaggaggaggaggaggaggaggaggaggaggaggaggaggaggaggaggaggaggaggaggaggaggaggaggagttggagttggaggagttgcaggaggaggagttggagttggagttggaggagttggagttggagtaggagttggagttggagtaggagtaggggtaggaggaggaggagcatcaaCATCATCTGGCATTGGAGGGTCACTAGTTGTGGTTGGTGGGGGAACCCGGGTAGCTGGCACTTCGGGGAACAACATACTCGGCAAGAAAGGTGCAACACTCCTCGGCAGCATTAGTGTTGTGACTGGAGGTGGGGGAATAATTACAAGACTAACAGGCAGGACTGTTATTGCAGGCAGCATGCCTGTGAGAGAGGCACTGCAGGAAAGGATCAATCAGCTCACTTGTCCACGACCGCCGGATAACTTGGACCCAACACTGATCCATCGAATTCCTCCTGAAGGTAATGCTACAAACAAGCTCTGATTTGTGTTAATGGTTGGACAGATGTAAAgctaaaaaatgtatgtgtgtttgtgggtatgcaTGCTTTGAAAAAGCATTAGAATTAAAAAACAGCTTTTCAGTTTTCTTAATTTTATACTAAGTTAGACAGTCataatacatcatcatcatcatcatcatcatcatcatcatcatcatcatcatcatgatcatcatgatcatcatgatcatcatgatcattatcatcattatcatcattatcatcattatcatcattatcatcattatcatcatcatcatcatcatcatcatcatcatcatcatcatcatcatcatcatcatcatcatcatcaccacttccaTCCACGGGGTCCCTTGTGGCGAACCTCTAGGTAGGCCATCTGTTGATCTCTAGCTCCTTGTGACAGGTCTAGTTGAGCTGCCTAAGGCATGACCTCCAAGGtcttcccacgggcctcctccatcctgtgtagcagcacgaccccgcaacctgaagcgcagcatactttcccaggttgggtcacgccAGGTCCACTGCTGTGTCCACACTCATTGGACAGTgggctcccctcattccctgccTGCATACACAGCGCTCGTGTACTTAAGCAGGGGCCGCAAGCGAGATCagcaatccccgatcctccagcagagcaagaccacagcagcagcacccAAGGACTACACAATCCCTAGCCGACTGGGGAGCttgccggctcccccgtagatctccaacttcagcTTCCAaaacccagccatacctgtggacactcacatccacacagtcactccccaaagagataagacaccagactaagatagtagatgcaacataccatctactatactggtgatctcccagagtgacccgacaaatggagtgacacgtCCCGGTTTATCGCtcgttcgcttagctcactctctggagggggagtacctgtagcagcacgaccccacAACCTGAAGCGCAGCctactttcccaggttgggtcacgccGGCTCCGCCGCtgtgtccgcgctcattggacagcgggctcccctcattccctgccCGGATACACAGCGCTCGTGTACTTACGCAGCAGGGACCGCAAGCAAGATCagcaatccccg from Penaeus chinensis breed Huanghai No. 1 chromosome 39, ASM1920278v2, whole genome shotgun sequence harbors:
- the LOC125046434 gene encoding uncharacterized protein LOC125046434, translated to MEFTEDFTHRHEACFQCNGFYGPCFGQPVCATCHAFLYPDDVSKQPSVGPYQEKTDDGDSGNEEPREPSDYYQMQQQQEQDSIQQQLQQPSQQQLQQQQLLLPQMQPQEGLPGNSYSAAGEDVSDLDVMEPGGGGGAEGCVAEQVLGAIGGGGGGVAGGGVGVGVGGVGVGVGVGVGVGVGVGGGGASTSSGIGGSLVVVGGGTRVAGTSGNNILGKKGATLLGSISVVTGGGGIITRLTGRTVIAGSMPVREALQERINQLTCPRPPDNLDPTLIHRIPPEVLVLVFDLLDDMTLWSVGRVCRRWQQLVARYVSESQWQEYTKCRWPLYRPLYTKVPWQLVYTKLTESAPCQMCLHQMSLLTAPPSNENSWRRNRLRNELRTLRSDPPEGIEASPLDKMSLHWQASIRGPAGSPYEGGTFYLYIQIPPSYPLCPPVVRFITMIFHPNVSRHGDIGIDSIQHNWSLALTISKVLISIQSLLTDPYTKVGFMAHVSDRKRSCCFVFLS